From the genome of uncultured Methanobacterium sp.:
CTTATAAGAATTACTATTAAAAATGCGGGTAAATTGATTAATCCGGTTCCGGTGAGTGGGGAACAGGTTAAAAATGAAGGTAAATTGATTCCCATGGAACTTAAAAATCCTACGGTATAGGAAGACCAGCCAATTGCCACTGCAGAGGCTGCAATTATATACTGGAGGATCCCGGTCCAGCCCACCATCCAGGCCCATAATTCTCCCATGGTGATCTGGGTATACGTATAAACTCCTCCGGTTATTGTGACGAGTGAGGCCATTTCAGAATAGCACAGTGCAGTGAGACTACATGCAATGGCTGCAATTACAAAAGAAAGTACCAAGGATGGTCCTGAAGTGGCGGAAGCTATACCAGTTACTATAAATATCCCTGCACCAATGATGGCGCCAATACCCATTATTATCAAACTGATAGGTCCTAAAGAGCGTTTAAGTTTTTCTTCAGAACTGTTACAGTGCAAACATTCCTCGATATCCTTTTTTTTAAAAAGACCGCACATTTATATCACATTCATTATCATCCTTTTGGATTTTTTCAAGAATTTTTTGAGCATTATTTTTTAAAAAAGGGTAATCGAGATTTTTTTGATGATTTAACATTTATCGCTGTTTTTTTGTTGTAAATGGCCCTAGATCATGCTCATGGAGAAAATAGCCTGGAGAATTATTGCCATTGTCTTTAATTCTTTAATCATCTTATAACACGCATAACTTTTAATGTTCCAAGTAAAAATTAAAAGTTTAAATATATAAAGTTATCGTAATACTCTCAGCTAATTCAACCTACAAAAAGGTATTCATAAGGAATTTTAACAAAAAAAAGACCATATTATGTCATAAAATAATTTTATTATATTATAATTAAATATAAATTGATATCAACTGCAATTAAGCGCTTAAAATTTAAAAAAAGTAATTACATCAAAATATGATCTTTATAATTGTTTTAATTTTATTATATTGCTGTCAGACTCAATTTCATTAGCATTATGGGTAACAACAATGATAGTTTTATCACTTTTGAGATCATTAATCACGGCGTGGATTGCATCCCTTGAATCCGCATCTATGGAGCGAGTTACTTCATCCAAAAGTAAAATAGGTGAATTTTTCAAAACAGCCCTGGCCAATGCGATTTTTTGTTTTTCACCACTGGAAAGCATTATCCCCTCTTCCCCTACCTGAGTCTCGTACTTAAGAGGAGTGCTTTCTATGAAATCATGAATCTTAACCAGTTTCGCAACGCGAATAATATCCTCCTGTGATGCATCCAGGTTACCAATTCGAATATTCTCATAAATTGACTCATCAAAAAGGTACGGTTCGGAAAATATCATTGAAATATTCTCAATAAGACTGTCCCTTTTAAGTTCACCAATCTCCTGGTTGTCAATTGTAATACTTCCTTTATCTGCAGGGTAGAGTGAGCAGATCAGCTTAAGGATGGTGCTTTTCCCGGTACCGTTTTCACCGACAATGTAATTTAAGCCCTTACTGAAGGTGGTGTTAAAATTTTTCAGGATGTAACGGTTGTTATAAGAGAACCAAACATCATTAAACTCTATAATTCCCTCTTTAAGGATGAGTTCTTTGTTTCCTGCAGATCCCTTGTCAATGTCCAGTATCTCTTTTAAACGATCAAAAGCAGGTAGGGAACTTTTATAAGATGTCCATAAACTGGATAACTGCGAAATAGGAGAAAAAAAGATGGAAGTGTAAGATAAAAAAGCAGTGAATGTCCCTAAACTTATAGTTCCATCCATTACCATGTACCCCCCAAAAATAATCAGTAGAACAACCGGCACTCCCAGTATTAGAGAACTCAGGGAAGAGTTCAGGGCGGAAGTTTTAGTGTAATTCAGGGAGACTCCATAATAATCATCCATCTGTTTCTGGAACCGGTTGTTTGACCAGGATTCCAGATTAAAAACTTTAATTAAGGGGATTATGCCAAGATTTTCCTTTAAAAATGAATATACTGATGCATTTATGTCTAAGAATCTTCTTTGGAGATTTTCCATTCTCCTACCAAATATGGATGAGGAAATTGCGAATAACACAACTGGGGTCATGATTATAAGCGCTAGCTGGTAATTCAAGGATAGCATTATGATAAATGGAATGATTATGCTGCTTATATTCATGAAAAACTGGGGAATTATGCGGATGGGAATGTTTATGGCAATTTGAGTGTTACTCATAATCCTGGTTATAAGATCCCCCACCTTAAAGTCGTGGGTATCCTTTAAAGAGGCCAGTTGGATTTCATTAAAAGCATTTTCTGATACTTCCTTGAGCAAAACTAACTGTAACTTACCGGCAACATAACTGTTAAAGTAACTGGCAACAGCAGATACCACGTACATCACTATGATCCCTAAGATGATATAGAAGAATAAACTGATGTTTCTACCTACAAAAACATCATCTACCAGAGCTTTTATCAACAAAGGACTAATAAAAGAGAATAAAAGCGTAAAAAAGCTTAAAAATAATATCAGTGCCAGAGTTAAAATATGTTTCCTGATAAATTTGT
Proteins encoded in this window:
- a CDS encoding ABC transporter ATP-binding protein, encoding MVKESFKFFFYKFIRKHILTLALILFLSFFTLLFSFISPLLIKALVDDVFVGRNISLFFYIILGIIVMYVVSAVASYFNSYVAGKLQLVLLKEVSENAFNEIQLASLKDTHDFKVGDLITRIMSNTQIAINIPIRIIPQFFMNISSIIIPFIIMLSLNYQLALIIMTPVVLFAISSSIFGRRMENLQRRFLDINASVYSFLKENLGIIPLIKVFNLESWSNNRFQKQMDDYYGVSLNYTKTSALNSSLSSLILGVPVVLLIIFGGYMVMDGTISLGTFTAFLSYTSIFFSPISQLSSLWTSYKSSLPAFDRLKEILDIDKGSAGNKELILKEGIIEFNDVWFSYNNRYILKNFNTTFSKGLNYIVGENGTGKSTILKLICSLYPADKGSITIDNQEIGELKRDSLIENISMIFSEPYLFDESIYENIRIGNLDASQEDIIRVAKLVKIHDFIESTPLKYETQVGEEGIMLSSGEKQKIALARAVLKNSPILLLDEVTRSIDADSRDAIHAVINDLKSDKTIIVVTHNANEIESDSNIIKLKQL